One Mycoplasmoides pneumoniae FH genomic region harbors:
- a CDS encoding APC family permease — MKQQKPKISFIAAMLIVIGSSIGAGIFFKSSTVLENSQASLVLAIFNWLVASVAVIAMALALIEIASVRNDNLSIISWVKVFNRRWLYHGCKNFMTYLYLPLTFFFMPLYFICSIQDGFRGLLGLETGAHFNTSVDWLIWLALALIITTYFLTIPPLYAKVGNIQNMVVSAVKFIPLVFVPIIGFIVAGTGNGELKNVKALVQPPQINGATASFTQLVQAGYGITRFTGIGAGMGSFISIAAIFFAYDGFYVTAGLQSEMREPKKTPWALFLGLLITTLFYLILAVALSINGGLFSGMEESMGKLFNNKRAGQIVFGVVNLMIGIGVLGIINGFALWAPRFVEDLLAQGDLPFWKQVQGRLNPNKPVVGVIYCLVLSLTVQVLFTVIGALAYLPTVADYKNYVNTEIDKLNSMQWLYSFSDLMATWTSLFTFAFIACAIFGAIVNRKTKQITIANPKRYFLPAAWIAVVVNCISVFVTIIEPFINLFLLFGYDETVAHTVLGNDFIELNELVIGRVMLIVVLVFFAIISFLPVYVEDQYHKRKFGSLANYQQYVQQHLAHSTING, encoded by the coding sequence ATGAAACAACAAAAACCCAAAATTAGCTTTATAGCAGCGATGCTAATTGTTATCGGCTCGTCCATAGGTGCTGGTATCTTTTTTAAATCCAGCACTGTTTTGGAAAATTCCCAGGCCTCTTTAGTGCTAGCGATTTTTAACTGGTTGGTAGCTTCAGTGGCAGTGATTGCTATGGCCTTGGCATTAATTGAAATTGCCAGTGTTCGCAACGATAATCTCTCGATTATTAGCTGGGTCAAAGTGTTTAACCGGCGCTGGTTGTACCATGGTTGTAAGAATTTTATGACCTATTTGTACCTACCGTTGACCTTCTTCTTTATGCCGCTGTACTTTATCTGTTCCATTCAAGATGGGTTTCGCGGTTTGTTGGGACTGGAAACCGGAGCGCATTTCAATACTAGTGTGGACTGGTTAATCTGGTTAGCTTTAGCACTTATTATTACCACTTACTTCTTGACAATTCCACCACTGTACGCTAAGGTAGGGAACATCCAAAACATGGTGGTAAGCGCCGTGAAGTTTATTCCTTTAGTGTTTGTGCCTATCATCGGTTTTATTGTAGCGGGTACAGGTAACGGTGAATTAAAAAACGTTAAGGCATTAGTGCAACCCCCACAAATTAATGGTGCGACTGCTTCCTTTACCCAATTAGTACAAGCGGGGTATGGAATTACTCGTTTTACGGGAATTGGTGCTGGGATGGGTTCCTTTATTTCGATTGCCGCCATTTTCTTTGCGTACGATGGTTTTTACGTAACAGCTGGACTGCAGTCAGAGATGCGTGAACCGAAAAAAACACCGTGAGCTTTGTTTTTAGGTTTACTAATTACTACGCTGTTTTACCTTATCTTAGCAGTGGCACTTTCCATTAACGGTGGTTTGTTTAGTGGTATGGAAGAGTCCATGGGAAAGCTGTTTAACAATAAGCGTGCCGGGCAAATTGTCTTTGGTGTTGTTAACCTAATGATTGGCATAGGTGTCTTGGGTATTATTAACGGTTTTGCACTGTGAGCACCACGGTTTGTGGAAGACTTATTAGCCCAAGGTGATTTACCTTTTTGAAAGCAAGTGCAGGGCAGATTGAACCCCAACAAGCCAGTGGTGGGGGTAATTTACTGTTTGGTACTTTCTTTGACTGTTCAAGTGCTGTTTACGGTAATAGGTGCTTTGGCTTACCTCCCGACAGTAGCGGATTACAAAAATTACGTTAACACTGAAATTGACAAGCTCAATTCGATGCAATGGTTGTATTCGTTTTCCGATTTAATGGCTACTTGAACTTCGCTGTTTACCTTCGCCTTTATTGCCTGTGCCATCTTTGGTGCCATTGTTAATCGCAAAACCAAGCAGATTACGATTGCCAATCCAAAGCGTTATTTTCTCCCAGCGGCTTGGATTGCCGTAGTGGTTAACTGCATTAGTGTTTTTGTAACTATCATTGAGCCCTTCATTAACCTCTTTTTACTGTTTGGTTATGATGAAACAGTGGCACACACAGTGCTCGGTAATGACTTCATTGAATTGAATGAATTAGTGATAGGACGGGTAATGCTGATAGTAGTGTTAGTTTTCTTTGCCATAATTAGCTTTCTCCCTGTTTATGTGGAGGATCAATACCACAAACGTAAGTTTGGTAGTTTAGCTAACTATCAGCAATATGTACAACAACATTTAGCACACTCCACCATTAACGGTTAA
- a CDS encoding cytadherence-associated protein P65 — MDINKPGWNQSDQQATAYDPNQQQYYGDGSTYYDPDQAVDPNQAYYPDPNTYPDAAAYYGYGQDGQAYPQDYAQDPNQAYYADPNAYQDPNAYTDPNAYVDPNAYQDPNAYVDPNNYTDPNAYYGYGQDGQAYPQDYAQDPNQAYYADPNAYQDPNAYTDPNAYVDPNAYQDPNAYTDPYYVTSTDHNAYYGQVDNVPALEASDLAYEVTPQEQAAEQELFSEPETKVIREIHEFPFEKIRSYFQTDFDSYNSRLTQLKDKLDNAIFSMRKAIDTVKENSANLQIMKQNFERQLKEQQTQRLTSNTDAEKIGAKINQLEERMQRLSRTMESVEWTKKEPRQEQFDPRFVDPRNFNNYVNNTDTMMSMFEKVLMMNLLRSTTPVQPPVQYFTPQPLTASPRPVYEEPISASFRRRGYRGDEFYE; from the coding sequence ATGGATATAAATAAACCAGGTTGAAATCAGTCTGACCAACAAGCTACTGCATACGATCCCAATCAGCAGCAGTACTATGGTGATGGTAGTACTTATTACGACCCCGACCAAGCAGTTGATCCCAACCAAGCGTATTACCCCGATCCGAATACCTATCCTGATGCAGCGGCTTATTACGGCTATGGTCAGGATGGTCAAGCATATCCACAAGACTATGCTCAAGATCCCAACCAAGCGTATTATGCCGATCCCAATGCTTATCAGGACCCAAACGCTTACACCGATCCTAACGCCTATGTAGATCCCAATGCTTATCAGGACCCAAACGCTTATGTAGATCCTAATAACTACACCGATCCCAATGCTTATTACGGCTATGGTCAGGATGGTCAAGCATATCCACAAGACTATGCTCAAGATCCCAACCAAGCGTACTATGCCGATCCCAATGCTTATCAGGACCCAAACGCTTACACCGATCCTAACGCCTATGTAGATCCCAATGCTTATCAGGACCCAAACGCTTACACCGATCCTTACTATGTTACTAGTACCGATCACAACGCTTACTATGGTCAGGTCGATAATGTACCTGCTTTAGAGGCGAGTGATCTCGCTTATGAGGTAACACCGCAAGAGCAAGCAGCGGAACAAGAGCTGTTTAGCGAACCGGAAACAAAGGTAATCCGTGAAATCCACGAATTTCCCTTTGAGAAGATTCGCTCTTACTTCCAAACGGACTTTGACAGTTATAACAGCCGTTTAACCCAGCTCAAAGACAAGTTAGATAACGCCATCTTTTCGATGCGCAAAGCGATTGATACTGTCAAGGAAAACAGCGCTAACTTGCAAATTATGAAGCAGAACTTTGAACGCCAACTCAAAGAACAGCAAACCCAACGGCTTACAAGTAATACTGACGCGGAAAAGATTGGTGCTAAGATCAACCAATTAGAGGAACGCATGCAACGTTTATCGCGCACTATGGAAAGTGTGGAGTGAACCAAAAAGGAGCCACGTCAAGAACAGTTCGATCCACGCTTTGTCGATCCACGTAACTTTAATAACTATGTAAACAACACTGACACAATGATGTCAATGTTTGAAAAGGTATTAATGATGAACTTACTGCGCAGCACCACTCCAGTCCAACCTCCAGTGCAGTACTTTACTCCTCAACCCCTTACAGCATCGCCACGTCCAGTGTATGAAGAACCGATCTCCGCTTCGTTCCGCCGTCGTGGTTACCGTGGTGATGAATTTTACGAATAA
- the arcC gene encoding carbamate kinase, which produces MQKIVIALGGNALGNNPTEQKDLVQLPARQAVALLKQGYQILLGHGNGPQVGMIYNAFSAAKQVNPNTPTVPFAESGAMSQGYIGLHLLTALYNELLHQKLPHQAVYFLTQTLVEASDPAFQNPNKPVGPFYNTEETARSANPNSTVVEDAGRGWRKVVASPKPVDVLGIDAIKSSFNQGNLVIVGGGGGVPTIKTKSGYATVDGVIDKDLALSEIAIKVEADLFVILTAVDFVYINYGQPNEQKLTCINTKEAKTLMAANQFAKGSMLPKVEACLNFVQSGTNKTAIIAQLDQLAAAIAGKIGTKIVK; this is translated from the coding sequence ATGCAAAAAATTGTCATAGCATTGGGTGGTAATGCATTAGGTAACAATCCCACCGAACAAAAGGACTTGGTACAACTACCAGCACGACAGGCGGTTGCTTTGTTAAAGCAGGGTTATCAGATATTATTGGGTCATGGTAACGGTCCACAGGTTGGCATGATCTACAACGCCTTTAGTGCGGCCAAACAAGTCAACCCTAATACACCCACTGTACCATTTGCTGAAAGTGGGGCAATGTCTCAGGGTTACATTGGACTGCATTTGTTAACAGCATTGTACAATGAGCTGCTACACCAAAAACTACCCCATCAAGCCGTGTACTTTTTAACACAAACCTTAGTAGAAGCGAGCGATCCTGCTTTTCAAAACCCAAATAAACCAGTTGGTCCGTTTTACAACACAGAGGAAACAGCACGCTCAGCTAATCCAAACAGCACCGTGGTGGAAGATGCAGGGCGGGGTTGGCGTAAAGTAGTAGCGTCCCCCAAACCAGTTGATGTTTTGGGAATTGATGCCATTAAAAGTAGCTTTAACCAAGGCAACTTGGTGATTGTTGGTGGCGGTGGCGGTGTACCCACAATTAAGACCAAAAGTGGTTATGCAACGGTTGATGGGGTGATTGATAAGGATCTAGCATTGAGTGAAATTGCCATTAAGGTAGAGGCTGACCTGTTTGTTATTCTCACTGCCGTGGACTTTGTCTACATTAACTATGGTCAACCAAACGAGCAAAAGCTAACCTGCATTAACACCAAGGAAGCTAAGACCTTAATGGCCGCAAACCAGTTTGCTAAAGGTAGTATGCTCCCCAAGGTAGAAGCGTGTTTAAACTTTGTCCAGTCGGGTACCAATAAGACGGCCATTATTGCCCAATTAGACCAATTAGCTGCGGCCATTGCGGGCAAGATTGGTACTAAAATTGTCAAGTAG
- the pyk gene encoding pyruvate kinase: MIHHLKRTKIIATCGPALTKKLWTLAMLDDPAYAAMKAEAYANIENIIKNGVTVIRLNFSHGNHEEQAVRIKIVRDVAKKLNLPVSIMLDTNGPEIRVFETAPEGLKILKDSEVVINTTTKEVAKNNQFSVSDASGTYNMVNDVKVGQKILVDDGKLSLVVKRIDTKNNQVICVAQNDHTIFTKKRLNLPNADYSIPFLSAKDLRDIDFGLTHQIDYIAASFVNTTENIKQLRDYLASKNAKHVKLIAKIESNHALNNIDGIIKASDGIMVARGDLGLEIPYYKVPYWQRYMIKACRFFNKRVITATQMLDSLEKNIQPTRAEVTDVYFAVDRGNDATMLSGETANGAFPLNAVYVMKMIDKQSETFFDYQYNLNYYMANSKARHSEFWKQVVLPLAQKTAPKRKLINSDFKYDFVVHATNNLNEIYALSNARLAAAVIILTNDPQVYTGHGVDYGIFPYLIDQKPQSLSKAEFKSLANVAIKHYQQHGEISQLKQCLGVFHNKIISL, encoded by the coding sequence ATGATTCACCACCTAAAACGCACTAAGATTATTGCCACCTGTGGTCCGGCTTTAACTAAAAAGCTATGAACGCTAGCAATGTTAGATGACCCAGCTTACGCTGCGATGAAAGCAGAAGCTTACGCCAACATTGAAAATATTATTAAAAACGGCGTAACGGTAATCCGCTTAAACTTCTCCCATGGTAACCATGAAGAGCAGGCTGTAAGGATTAAGATTGTTCGTGATGTGGCTAAAAAGCTCAACCTCCCGGTGTCAATTATGTTAGACACCAACGGTCCGGAAATCCGCGTCTTTGAAACGGCCCCTGAAGGGTTAAAGATCCTCAAGGACAGTGAGGTGGTTATTAACACCACCACTAAGGAAGTGGCTAAAAATAACCAGTTTAGTGTGAGTGATGCTAGTGGCACTTACAACATGGTCAACGATGTTAAGGTGGGACAAAAAATCCTCGTTGATGATGGTAAGTTAAGCTTAGTCGTAAAGCGGATTGATACGAAGAACAACCAGGTTATTTGTGTTGCCCAAAATGACCACACTATCTTTACCAAAAAGCGCTTAAACCTCCCCAATGCCGACTACTCAATTCCCTTTTTAAGTGCTAAAGACCTACGCGACATTGACTTTGGTTTAACCCACCAAATTGACTACATTGCCGCTTCCTTTGTCAATACAACGGAAAACATCAAGCAACTGCGTGACTACCTCGCTTCTAAGAATGCCAAGCATGTCAAGCTTATTGCCAAAATTGAGTCCAACCACGCTTTAAACAACATTGATGGGATTATTAAAGCGAGTGATGGCATTATGGTAGCACGGGGTGATTTGGGCTTGGAGATCCCATATTACAAGGTGCCTTACTGACAACGGTACATGATAAAAGCGTGTCGTTTCTTTAACAAGCGTGTTATTACCGCAACTCAAATGTTGGACTCTTTGGAAAAAAACATCCAACCAACTCGCGCTGAAGTTACTGATGTGTACTTTGCCGTGGACCGCGGCAATGATGCCACCATGTTAAGTGGAGAAACCGCAAATGGGGCGTTTCCCCTTAATGCTGTGTATGTAATGAAGATGATTGATAAACAGTCCGAAACGTTCTTTGATTACCAGTACAACTTGAACTATTACATGGCCAACTCCAAGGCCCGTCACAGTGAGTTTTGAAAGCAGGTGGTGTTACCGTTAGCACAAAAAACAGCACCAAAACGCAAACTGATTAACAGTGACTTTAAATACGACTTTGTGGTGCACGCCACCAACAACCTTAATGAAATCTATGCCTTGTCCAACGCTCGCTTAGCGGCTGCGGTAATTATCTTGACCAATGACCCCCAAGTATACACCGGGCACGGCGTTGATTATGGCATCTTCCCTTACTTAATTGACCAAAAGCCGCAAAGCTTAAGTAAAGCTGAGTTTAAGAGCTTAGCTAATGTTGCCATTAAACACTACCAGCAGCATGGGGAAATTAGTCAATTAAAGCAGTGTTTGGGAGTATTTCACAATAAGATCATTAGCTTATAA
- the hmw2 gene encoding terminal organelle tip protein HMW2, protein MNDTDKKFPLQPVYDTGFDDGYLQRDYEKRLESAAANDAQTVELQTQLLAEIKNLENEIKALKAQESRQPDPHNNARIQSLEASLNRLVNEYNNFEFQKNYMVDRVAELNNKARFFKDELKRLQQENAAFVNSRYANWADFQSNYQLKLDQFQALIDQQNQTIKQLNEQIAANQGLIDQNVQRLQQNHSLDQQERDALLYEVDHLYNELYELENQKRLVGIEYEATYQDLVSADAELQNVYETIAQNQANFQKQCDAYWAQLKQVEQQIQTTKQELVDEESALKVRLNDADFYINSRLAELDDLTSKINERDFVSKEQAQDVKASLANLTKEKERLSAEKDSFERLRNTALNDINRMEQENALFAKHLEQQQYEFERKQQESLLKLETEHKQLQKRIGEFKIESEAKSEALLIQERELLEKRREIDDLLTQASLEYEQQRQTNQVLKEKHRQVQQHFQNLVHAKKKLDQKRHYLAEQKRIDEEQIFKLKEKIATERRELEKLYLVKKQKQDQKENDLLIFEKQLRQYQADFENEIEEKQNELFASQKSLQKSFTQLKNKEAELNQKAQKIAEDWAHLKQNKHHHADLEIFLEGEFNHLQQEKHKLLEARTQFDNRVSLLSARFKQKQAELVKQKQSLEQLTAAFNKEQEAVERDWKDRLANLEKQKEMLGDKVHQFDENSLNISKKLAERELAIKFKEKELEAAQKQLSLDNNNNAGLKLQLDKLSESLKTERLELEASKERILDFYDESSRRIADYESDLQARLAEVKTLEKNQQETAAKSERELKVALEKLNQAKKAFLQIRKQQLLEIASVKQQLAQKANLLKNQQAELDKQTEELEAAFLEQDTDKKELEKALHSVKSKQELLERERSFLLQKQREFAEHVAGFKRQVHFKTTQMQRLSEFNKQQQSEQIKRETELKIAFADLKKDYQLFELQKNQEFQQIEQKHKELELLAQKQAELKQELEQKATALASQDQDTVQAKLDLARQQHELELKQNAFNQASLSLNKQREQLTNQVKVLHGELKKRHEKLTLKDRLLAEKEKDQHKKDAEINQRFKQFENEYADFDQAKKRELQELNQIRRNLEQSNASLLKKRNQLTLDFALLRKVQHNTQTNRVQLNTQIKEFLLEKKNFQKASDEAALQKALLIKRLRSFASKLQLQREALAIQKLEFDKRDEQQKSEINNAKLQLEQFKLEKQNFDEAKQKQLIEFKDQCQRLDVEKRLLKQKLVQLKNLSKSYLTYKNRADLSQQQLQHKYANLLELKEKLQTAKRALDKKHRAIYGKMAQFVSELRQEKKQLLSAQKQVDDKSRLLEQNQRHLQNLSSETKKKRQSLEHDINKFDQRRKEAVSSILNSHKKLKQKEGELQGILQKLSLKKTQIEQEFSKLYQQREKLDRQRTTLSKLHRELKAQNEATAHKNREVLEIENYYKKELQRLTTEKSEFDNNKNRLFEYFRKIRNEIEKKEAHIKTVLEETQKKRHLVETEAVKLHLQKQSIISKGQELKEIKERVSRDISHTNKQREELNSLLHQNKLLQKNLAEREREINNKDSLLTQKIQTAKQKLSEKEARILKLLEKMRAVEQQYQAEITRLKTRNADLEKNDNKHLFPPLFKINGNDMNYPYPYPWFYPQQKQEDSSNQIRHLFEQQLQFMQQRYENELTELRRQRALLEKKLDQIQLESQLSAKKNDFEKVEQMMQKLLEKTEQKLSAFDQKINALAEQINTQKAEHADSEKQQLLLRIEQLEKQNLAQAVQTPQPVQPVVQAPAVVPQVIQPQVVQSQPAFLATQQSISKQQQIAQLNAEINSIKKLIAQKAAK, encoded by the coding sequence ATGAATGATACTGACAAGAAGTTCCCCTTGCAACCAGTTTATGACACTGGGTTTGATGATGGGTATTTACAGCGTGATTATGAAAAGCGTTTAGAAAGTGCTGCTGCTAATGATGCACAAACAGTGGAACTACAAACCCAGCTGTTAGCAGAGATTAAAAACCTTGAAAACGAAATCAAGGCCCTAAAGGCGCAGGAATCACGCCAACCCGATCCGCACAACAATGCCCGGATTCAAAGCTTAGAAGCTAGCTTAAACCGTTTGGTCAATGAGTACAACAACTTTGAATTCCAAAAGAACTATATGGTTGATCGGGTAGCAGAGTTAAATAACAAAGCGCGTTTTTTTAAGGACGAATTAAAGCGTCTCCAACAAGAAAACGCCGCTTTTGTTAATTCCCGTTATGCCAATTGAGCTGACTTTCAATCCAACTATCAGCTCAAATTAGACCAGTTTCAAGCGTTAATTGACCAGCAAAACCAAACAATTAAGCAGCTCAACGAACAGATTGCAGCTAACCAGGGCTTAATTGATCAAAACGTACAGCGCTTACAGCAAAACCACAGTTTAGACCAACAAGAACGTGACGCCTTACTGTATGAGGTTGACCATTTATACAACGAACTGTACGAACTTGAAAACCAAAAACGCTTAGTGGGCATCGAGTATGAAGCCACATACCAGGACTTGGTGAGTGCGGATGCGGAGTTGCAAAACGTTTATGAAACAATTGCCCAAAACCAGGCCAACTTCCAAAAGCAGTGTGATGCTTATTGAGCACAGCTCAAGCAAGTAGAACAGCAAATTCAAACGACAAAGCAAGAATTGGTTGATGAAGAATCGGCACTTAAGGTGCGTTTAAATGACGCTGATTTTTACATTAACTCACGCTTAGCAGAATTAGATGATTTAACTAGCAAGATTAACGAACGTGATTTTGTTTCTAAAGAACAAGCTCAAGACGTTAAAGCTAGTTTAGCTAACCTCACTAAGGAAAAAGAACGTTTGAGCGCTGAGAAGGATAGCTTTGAAAGGTTAAGGAACACCGCTTTAAACGACATTAACCGAATGGAGCAGGAAAACGCGTTGTTTGCTAAACACTTAGAACAGCAACAATACGAGTTTGAAAGAAAGCAACAGGAAAGCTTATTAAAGCTAGAAACAGAGCATAAACAGCTCCAAAAACGAATTGGTGAGTTCAAAATCGAGAGTGAAGCTAAAAGTGAAGCGTTACTGATACAAGAACGTGAACTGTTGGAAAAACGCCGGGAAATTGATGATTTGTTAACCCAAGCCAGCTTGGAGTATGAACAACAACGCCAGACGAATCAGGTCTTAAAGGAAAAGCACCGTCAAGTCCAACAACACTTCCAAAACCTCGTGCATGCTAAAAAGAAATTGGATCAAAAGCGCCATTATTTAGCGGAACAAAAGCGGATTGATGAAGAACAGATTTTTAAGTTAAAGGAAAAGATTGCCACTGAACGCCGCGAATTGGAGAAGCTTTATCTAGTTAAAAAACAAAAGCAAGACCAAAAGGAAAACGATTTACTGATTTTTGAAAAACAGTTAAGGCAGTACCAAGCTGACTTTGAAAACGAAATAGAAGAGAAGCAAAACGAGCTGTTTGCATCCCAAAAATCACTCCAAAAATCGTTTACACAACTCAAAAATAAGGAAGCGGAATTAAACCAAAAGGCACAAAAGATTGCAGAGGATTGAGCACATCTCAAACAAAACAAACACCACCACGCTGATCTAGAAATCTTTCTGGAGGGTGAATTTAACCACTTACAACAAGAAAAGCACAAGCTGTTGGAAGCACGTACGCAGTTTGACAACCGTGTCAGTTTGCTCTCAGCACGCTTTAAACAAAAACAAGCAGAATTAGTTAAACAAAAACAAAGCTTGGAACAACTCACCGCTGCCTTTAATAAAGAGCAGGAAGCGGTAGAGCGTGATTGGAAGGATCGCTTAGCTAACTTAGAAAAGCAAAAGGAAATGCTGGGGGATAAGGTACACCAGTTTGATGAAAATTCGCTCAATATTTCCAAAAAGCTAGCGGAGCGGGAGCTAGCGATTAAATTTAAAGAAAAGGAGCTGGAGGCTGCACAAAAACAGCTAAGTTTAGACAACAACAATAACGCTGGGTTAAAGTTGCAGTTAGATAAATTGAGCGAATCACTCAAAACGGAACGCCTGGAATTAGAAGCATCTAAAGAACGTATTTTGGATTTTTACGATGAATCATCACGCCGAATTGCAGATTATGAAAGCGATTTACAAGCACGCTTAGCTGAGGTTAAGACACTAGAAAAAAACCAGCAGGAAACAGCGGCTAAAAGTGAGCGCGAACTCAAAGTAGCCTTAGAAAAGTTAAACCAAGCAAAAAAGGCTTTTTTACAAATTCGCAAACAGCAATTGCTCGAAATTGCTTCTGTAAAACAACAACTAGCACAAAAAGCTAATTTGTTGAAAAACCAACAAGCAGAGCTAGATAAGCAAACAGAAGAGTTAGAAGCAGCTTTTTTAGAGCAAGATACGGACAAAAAGGAGTTGGAAAAAGCACTCCACAGCGTTAAGTCCAAGCAAGAATTATTAGAGCGCGAACGCAGTTTTTTACTGCAAAAACAACGTGAATTTGCCGAACATGTAGCCGGCTTTAAGCGCCAAGTGCACTTTAAAACAACGCAAATGCAGCGTTTAAGTGAGTTCAACAAACAACAACAAAGTGAACAGATAAAGCGCGAAACGGAGCTCAAAATTGCTTTTGCTGATCTAAAAAAGGATTACCAGCTGTTTGAATTGCAAAAAAACCAGGAGTTCCAGCAAATCGAACAAAAGCACAAAGAACTAGAACTATTAGCACAAAAACAGGCCGAACTCAAACAGGAGTTAGAGCAAAAAGCAACAGCTTTAGCTAGCCAAGATCAAGACACAGTACAGGCCAAGCTAGATTTAGCGCGTCAACAGCATGAATTGGAATTGAAGCAAAATGCCTTTAACCAAGCTAGTCTTTCGCTCAACAAACAACGCGAACAGCTCACAAACCAAGTCAAGGTATTGCACGGTGAGTTGAAAAAACGCCATGAAAAGCTAACTTTAAAGGATCGTTTACTAGCTGAAAAGGAAAAGGATCAGCACAAAAAAGATGCAGAAATTAACCAACGCTTTAAGCAGTTTGAAAATGAATACGCTGATTTTGACCAAGCCAAAAAGCGCGAATTGCAAGAGTTAAACCAAATCCGTCGAAACTTGGAGCAGAGCAATGCATCACTGCTAAAGAAGCGCAACCAACTAACGCTTGATTTTGCTTTACTACGTAAAGTGCAACACAATACGCAAACTAACCGTGTCCAACTCAACACGCAAATTAAGGAGTTTTTACTAGAGAAGAAGAACTTTCAAAAGGCGAGTGATGAAGCCGCTTTACAAAAAGCACTGTTAATTAAACGCTTACGTAGTTTTGCTTCTAAATTACAGTTGCAACGCGAAGCTTTAGCGATTCAAAAACTGGAATTTGATAAGCGTGATGAACAACAAAAGAGTGAGATTAACAACGCTAAGTTACAGTTAGAGCAGTTCAAACTAGAAAAGCAGAACTTTGATGAAGCGAAACAAAAGCAGTTAATTGAGTTTAAGGATCAGTGCCAACGACTTGATGTTGAAAAACGTCTGTTAAAGCAAAAGTTAGTGCAGCTCAAAAACCTATCTAAGAGCTATCTTACTTACAAAAACCGTGCTGATCTGTCCCAACAACAGCTGCAACACAAGTATGCTAACTTACTGGAGTTGAAGGAAAAGCTGCAAACCGCTAAGCGTGCCTTGGACAAAAAACACCGTGCCATTTATGGCAAAATGGCACAGTTTGTCAGTGAGCTCCGCCAAGAAAAGAAGCAGCTTTTAAGTGCGCAAAAACAAGTTGATGACAAGTCACGTTTACTGGAACAAAACCAACGCCATTTACAAAACCTTTCCAGTGAAACCAAAAAGAAACGCCAGTCTTTAGAGCATGACATTAATAAGTTTGATCAAAGACGCAAGGAAGCGGTTTCTTCCATTTTAAACTCGCACAAAAAACTCAAGCAAAAAGAGGGAGAATTGCAAGGCATTTTGCAAAAGCTTAGCTTGAAAAAAACACAAATTGAACAAGAGTTTTCCAAGCTTTATCAGCAACGCGAAAAGTTAGATCGCCAACGCACTACGCTCTCTAAACTCCACAGAGAGCTAAAAGCCCAAAATGAAGCTACGGCACACAAAAATCGTGAAGTTTTAGAGATTGAGAACTATTACAAGAAGGAGTTGCAACGACTCACCACGGAAAAGAGTGAGTTTGATAACAACAAAAATCGCTTGTTTGAATACTTCCGTAAAATTCGCAATGAAATTGAAAAGAAGGAAGCACACATTAAAACCGTTTTAGAAGAAACACAAAAAAAGCGTCACCTAGTCGAAACGGAAGCGGTCAAACTACATTTACAAAAGCAATCTATCATTTCTAAGGGTCAAGAACTTAAAGAAATCAAGGAACGGGTTAGCCGTGACATTAGCCACACCAACAAACAACGCGAAGAGTTAAACAGCTTATTGCACCAAAACAAACTGTTGCAAAAGAATTTGGCTGAGCGTGAACGTGAAATTAATAATAAGGATTCACTGTTAACCCAAAAGATTCAAACAGCTAAACAAAAGTTAAGCGAAAAAGAAGCACGCATCTTAAAGCTGTTGGAAAAAATGCGTGCGGTAGAACAGCAATACCAAGCGGAAATTACCCGTTTAAAGACACGTAATGCTGATTTGGAGAAGAATGACAATAAGCACTTATTTCCACCGTTATTTAAAATTAACGGTAATGATATGAACTATCCTTACCCATATCCTTGATTTTATCCGCAACAAAAACAAGAAGATAGTTCAAACCAAATTCGCCATCTTTTTGAACAACAGTTGCAATTTATGCAACAGCGTTACGAAAACGAATTAACTGAGTTGCGTCGCCAACGTGCTTTATTGGAAAAAAAACTAGACCAAATTCAACTCGAATCACAGTTAAGCGCGAAGAAGAACGACTTTGAAAAGGTTGAGCAAATGATGCAAAAGTTGTTGGAAAAAACTGAGCAAAAACTCAGTGCCTTTGACCAAAAAATTAATGCTTTGGCAGAACAGATTAACACACAAAAAGCAGAGCACGCTGACAGTGAAAAGCAACAGTTGTTACTAAGGATTGAACAGTTAGAAAAGCAAAACCTAGCTCAAGCTGTTCAAACACCCCAACCAGTACAACCAGTGGTACAAGCACCAGCTGTAGTACCCCAAGTGATCCAACCACAGGTAGTGCAGTCCCAACCAGCTTTTTTAGCAACGCAGCAAAGTATTTCTAAACAGCAACAAATCGCGCAATTAAACGCTGAGATCAATAGTATTAAAAAGCTAATTGCCCAAAAAGCAGCTAAATAA